A window of Pomacea canaliculata isolate SZHN2017 linkage group LG3, ASM307304v1, whole genome shotgun sequence contains these coding sequences:
- the LOC112559151 gene encoding zinc finger CCHC domain-containing protein 10-like isoform X2 → MATDFHKPALLRKNEPSAENIRCQKCLEKGHWTYQCSGKRKYVHRPSRTTEMIKRFKEDEEKAKLELVAKTSTILEKKKKKSDGEDSSSDSDSNSSSSDSDSDSSSSSSSSSSSSSSSAGESDSESDSTDSSTSSSSSSSSSSESEDEEKSKSKRKNDAARREMTEEHCCYD, encoded by the exons TGAGCCCAGCGCTGAAAACATCCGGTGCCAGAAGTGCCTGGAGAAGGGTCACTGGACGTACCAGTGCTCTGGCAAACGAAAATACGTGCATCGGCCCTCACGAACCACGGAGATGATAAAGCGGTTCaaagaggatgaagaaaagGCCAAACTGGAGCTGGT AGCAAAGACAAGTACtatactggaaaaaaagaaaaagaa GTCAGATGGAGAAGATTCATCTTCAGATTCTGACAGCAATTCAAGTTCATCGGATTCTGATTCTGACAGCAGCAgttcatcctcatcctcaagctcatcatcttcatccagTGCGGGAGAGTCTGACAGTGAATCAGATTCCACAGATAGCTCCActtcctcatcctcatcctcttcctcatccTCCGAGTCAGAGGATGAAGAGAAATCAAAGTCAAAGCGCAAAAACGACGCAGCCAGAAGAGAAATGACTGAAGAGCATTGTTGTTATGACTGA
- the LOC112559151 gene encoding zinc finger CCHC domain-containing protein 10-like isoform X1: MTFLYSLHTSSVITIEPSAENIRCQKCLEKGHWTYQCSGKRKYVHRPSRTTEMIKRFKEDEEKAKLELVAKTSTILEKKKKKSDGEDSSSDSDSNSSSSDSDSDSSSSSSSSSSSSSSSAGESDSESDSTDSSTSSSSSSSSSSESEDEEKSKSKRKNDAARREMTEEHCCYD, from the exons TGAGCCCAGCGCTGAAAACATCCGGTGCCAGAAGTGCCTGGAGAAGGGTCACTGGACGTACCAGTGCTCTGGCAAACGAAAATACGTGCATCGGCCCTCACGAACCACGGAGATGATAAAGCGGTTCaaagaggatgaagaaaagGCCAAACTGGAGCTGGT AGCAAAGACAAGTACtatactggaaaaaaagaaaaagaa GTCAGATGGAGAAGATTCATCTTCAGATTCTGACAGCAATTCAAGTTCATCGGATTCTGATTCTGACAGCAGCAgttcatcctcatcctcaagctcatcatcttcatccagTGCGGGAGAGTCTGACAGTGAATCAGATTCCACAGATAGCTCCActtcctcatcctcatcctcttcctcatccTCCGAGTCAGAGGATGAAGAGAAATCAAAGTCAAAGCGCAAAAACGACGCAGCCAGAAGAGAAATGACTGAAGAGCATTGTTGTTATGACTGA
- the LOC112559150 gene encoding uncharacterized protein LOC112559150, with protein MLTRIFHNVIVTKSFSLNQRSVETGLVSSRSSLRSSIAHVRPEYRHPKHPVTAFCGVFVQCLVMNPCSIFFNKSEKAVMPGANCAVYGCSACKGRNRGLSFFSIRQRKKQNSEWEQALIHSVNRCDKSFNIERATICSRHFAPECIVTTAGGKRSLVPGSLPTLLIPPRSVETPKSQPRKPPTERPPPQLPKTVAYYTFSEVRKAAEELPLPWIQISNMEQEIVVATVEDSMVKFKVSIKADFVTTVQVYGFSAPNETVNIENLKLNTFLTNLSCKCVCKGVISEPLQEFSALPRNDQNQLYFRHVICTSVGTHTSTVRSKCCVLLTENGQICEPCQYVERLLRMKEKRAIASKSSCIKTNHSLNLPREKLKDILKQTRKYSKAVEQKLKNFQKTLNCRKCRIK; from the exons ATGTTAACACGCATCTTTCACAATGTTATTGTAACAAAGTCGTTTTCATTAAACCAGAGATCTGTAGAGACAGGATTGGTATCTTCGCGTTCCTCGCTCCGAAGCAGCATTGCGCATGTCAGACCCGAGTACCGGCATCCGAAACATCCGGTGACAGCGttttgtggtgtgtttgtgcagtgtTTGGTAATGAACCCTTGctcgattttttttaacaaaagtgaaaaagcaGTCATGCCTGGTGCTAATTGTGCTGTATATGGGTGCAGTGCATGCAAAGGAAGGAACCGGGgcctgtcatttttttccattcggcaacgaaaaaagcaaaattccGAATGGGAACAGGCTCTTATTCATTCTGTTAACAGATGCGACAAGAGTTTTAACATTGAAAGGGCGACTATATGCTCTCGGCATTTTGCCCCAGAATGTATCGTCACAACAG CTGGTGGAAAACGTTCATTGGTACCAGGCAGCCTGCCAACCTTACTAATACCACCAAGAAGTGTAGAAACTCCAAAGTCTCAACCTAGGAAACCTCCA aCGGAGAGACCACCTCCACAGCTGCCAAAGACTGTGGCATATTACACCTTCAGTGAAGTGCGAAAAGCAGCTGAAGAACTACCTCTCCCATGGATCCAAATCAGCAACATGGAGCAAGAGATTGTGGTGGCCACAGTAGAGGATAGTATGGTGAAGTTCAAAGTGAGCATAAAGGCAGACTTTGTGACCACAGTTCAAGTGTATGGTTTTTCAGCACCAAATGAGACTGTAAACATTGAAAATTTGAAGCTTAACACTTTTCTCACAAACCTGAGCTGCAAATGTGTGTGCAAAGGTGTGATCAGTGAACCATTGCAGGAATTTTCTGCCTTACCGAGAAATGACCAAAACCAACTGTATTTCAGACACGTCATATGCACGTCAgtaggcacacacacatccactgTTAGATCCAAATGCTGTGTGTTGTTGACAGAAAATGGACAAATATGTGAACCGTGTCAGTATGTTGAGAGACTGctcagaatgaaagaaaaaagagcaatAGCCAGCAAGTCAAGTTGCATCAAGACCAACCATTCTCTTAACCTTCCCAGAGAAAAACTCAAAGATATTCTGAAACAGACGAGGAAGTACAGCAAGGCTGTAGAACAGAAACTAAAGAACTTCCAGAAGACTTTAAACTGTAGAAAGTGtagaattaaataa